A region of Anopheles merus strain MAF chromosome 2R, AmerM5.1, whole genome shotgun sequence DNA encodes the following proteins:
- the LOC121589794 gene encoding uncharacterized protein LOC121589794 — protein MEKPSELSRCLVTICDVSNVEAHESSYLGGGSSEELWITMGTALTPVDCYVELLLQQMLTNEQSKCTISSAKRGDVTFTMKLVRIEGQKYYYQLTVPETLALAKQYKENGVKMFSKYPLFAHAYFNQAAKCLLSWSPIDQLDPAIEGAATIEEMQSLLETLYLNIAACLIKQDRYDEVLHVLRYTDQQEHPSPKATYRKALAQFKVKRFTEALATLERIDYASSKECVALHAQIIQTRQQEDSKYSSMVKKMFA, from the coding sequence ATGGAGAAACCATCCGAGCTGAGCCGTTGCCTGGTAACGATATGCGACGTGAGCAATGTTGAAGCACACGAGTCATCCTACCTTGGCGGTGGATCCAGCGAAGAACTTTGGATCACCATGGGGACAGCCCTGACACCGGTGGATTGCTATGTGGAGCTTCTGCTGCAGCAAATGTTAACGAACGAGCAAAGCAAATGTACGATCAGCAGTGCCAAACGCGGTGACGTCACGTTCACCATGAAGCTGGTGCGCATCGAGGGACAAAAATATTACTACCAACTCACCGTCCCCGAAACGCTCGCGCTGGCCAAACAGTACAAAGAGAATGGCGTGAAAATGTTCTCCAAATACCCGTTGTTTGCGCACGCCTACTTCAACCAGGCGGCCAAGTGTTTGCTGTCCTGGTCGCCGATCGATCAGCTCGACCCGGCCATCGAAGGCGCCGCCACGATCGAGGAAATGCAGTCCCTGCTCGAAACCCTCTACCTTAACATTGCGGCCTGTCTGATCAAGCAGGACCGCTACGACGAAGTGCTGCACGTGCTTCGCTACACCGATCAGCAGGAACATCCCTCCCCGAAGGCAACATATCGGAAGGCGTTGGCACAGTTTAAGGTAAAACGGTTTACCGAAGCGCTCGCCACACTCGAGCGGATTGATTACGCGAGCAGCAAAGAGTGTGTCGCGTTGCACGCGCAGATCATACAAACGCGCCAGCAAGAGGACAGCAAATACAGCTCAATGGTAAAGAAAATGTTCGCTTAA
- the LOC121590520 gene encoding short-chain dehydrogenase TIC 32, chloroplastic-like encodes MGLISKCCVFFGLGSVAYFVRWYYIGRLYESKRKFQNGELIVLTGANSGIGWATLLELADRGCHLALGVRCPTVGQTIRDRVLHQCPCATIDTFVLKLESLASVVEFSENVRNLNKPLYALINNAGVFYVPPSVTEDKLEYLYQVNYLAHFLLTLRLLPALKQHPSDSRIVNVVSQAHRSVAEIPPNDRFGGSPYPDTAANRFRAYAYSKFCLVQFSYRLSQLLAASSTNIPTVHCIDPGNVETPIYRHFPLLANRALFWLQKPLRILLIKTPHEGAQGILYAVLSEKKPPFYVRRFWGRESSDFDEINPLVRKEALADTLWKRSRQQCSHHLLEMTV; translated from the exons ATGGGTTTGATCAGCaagtgttgcgtttttttcggTCTTGGATCGGTTGCATATTTTGTGCG GTGGTATTACATCGGCCGACTGTACGAAAGCAAGCGAAAGTTCCAGAACGGTGAGCTAATCGTGCTGACCGGAGCGAACTCGGGCATCGGTTGGGCGACACTGCTCGAGCTGGCCGACCGTGGCTGTCATCTGGCGCTAGGTGTGCGCTGCCCAACAGTCGGCCAAACAATCCGCGACCGGGTGCTGCATCAGTGCCCGTGCGCAACGATTGACACGTTCGTGCTGAAACTCGAATCCCTTGCCAGTGTGGTAGAATTCAGTGAAAACGTTCGCAATCTCAACAAACCGCTGTACGCGCTGATCAATAACGCGGGCGTGTTTTACGTGCCGCCCAGTGTCACCGAGGACAAGCTAGAGTATCTGTACCAGGTGAACTATTTGGCGCACTTCCTGCTGACTCTGCGCCTACTGCCCGCCCTCAAGCAGCACCCGTCCGATAGTCGCATCGTGAACGTGGTTTCGCAAGCCCACCGCTCGGTGGCGGAAATACCGCCGAACGACCGCTTCGGTGGCTCACCGTACCCCGACACAGCGGCCAATCGGTTCCGGGCGTACGCGTACAGCAAGTTTTGCTTGGTGCAGTTCTCCTACCGCTTGTCGCAGCTGCTCGCCGCCAGCAGCACGAACATCCCCACCGTACACTGTATCGATCCGGGCAACGTGGAAACCCCAATCTATCGTCACTTCCCACTGCTGGCGAATCGGGCCCTTTTCTGGCTTCAAAAGCCGCTGCGAATTTTGCTCATCAAAACGCCACACGAAGGCGCCCAGGGCATCCTGTACGCGGTACTGTCGGAAAAGAAGCCACCCTTCTACGTGCGCCGGTTCTGGGGCCGCGAGTCGAGCGATTTCGACGAAATCAATCCACTGGTGCGCAAGGAAGCGCTCGCCGACACGCTATGGAAACGGAGCCGGCAACAGTGCAGCCACCATCTGCTGGAGATGACGGTGTAG
- the LOC121590517 gene encoding tRNA (guanine-N(7)-)-methyltransferase non-catalytic subunit wuho, which translates to MYDLKIYSSYIVAAIKDKIVFFSTDGAVLHTITVEQKVPAKNTDAGNEPSGNQTQPTPANVVTFEYCPTAKVLAVSLSDKTWRRYQLREEDGGKLCSAPLGEDITTARTIVCMKFVPKHGVLFGTDKSDCFEFGVLDKTSEPQPKWILGHMSQILALAVSDDERFIVTSDRDEKIKVSAYPDCHNIECFCLGHTEYVGGIEIIPSGKLISVSGDRTLRLWDVSEGKELCKLSLKEPALDFTAQKVAEGSGMLCAVRSYVQNMVEVALVSYDKPDASELYDPLTIDESLIILNAGLSASLRLMLLTMDKENKRVRMLVYEFCAEKRAFKACDDHPFFKNFEDQFKDVTIEQVRDYSTLFKHTIDNLTEYFERKKIKMESKKSK; encoded by the exons atgtatgatttaAAAATCTATTCCTCCTACATTGTTGCCGCCATCAAGGATAAGATAGTGTTCTTTTCCACGGATGGAGCTGTGCTGCACACGATCACCGTAGAGCAGAAAGTGCCTGCTAAGAATACGGATGCCGGCAACGAACCGAGCGGGAATCAAACACAACCAACCCCGGCCAACGTTGTAACGTTCGAGTATTGTCCAACAGCGAAGGTGTTGGCCGTCTCCCTGAGCGATAAAACGTGGCGACGCTACCAACTACGGGAAGAAGATGGAGGGAAGCTATGTTCGGCCCCATTGGGCGAGGACATTACCACGGCGAGGACGATCGTGTGCATGAAGTTCGTCCCAAAGCATGGCGTTCTGTTCGGCACGGACAAGAGCGATTGTTTCGAGTTTGGTGTGTTGGACAAAACGTCGGAACCGCAACCGAAATGGATTCTAGGACACATGAGTCAAATATTGGCGCTTGCCGTTAGCGATGATGAGCG GTTTATTGTCACGAGCGATCGTGATGAGAAAATAAAGGTCAGTGCGTACCCCGACTGCCACAATATAGAATGTTTCTGTCTGGGGCACACGGAGTACGTGGGAGGGATTGAGATCATTCCCAGCGGGAAGCTGATCTCGGTATCAGGCGATCGTACACTTCGGCTGTGGGACGTCAGCGAAGGAAAGGAACTTTGTAAACTATCGTTAAAGGAACCCGCCCTCGATTTTACGGCCCAAAAGGTTGCCGAAGGCAGTGGAATGCTTTGCGCTGTGCGAAGCTACGTGCAGAACATGGTCGAGGTGGCTCTAGTGTCGTACGATAAGCCTGACGCCAGTGAGCTGTACGATCCATTGACGATTGATGAGAGTTTAATCATACTGAATGCGGGTTTAAGTGCCTCGCTGCGATTGATGCTGTTGACGATGGATAAGGAAAACAAGCGTGTTCGAATGTTGGTTTATGAGTTTTGCGCTGAAAAGCGAGCATTTAAGGCGTGCGATGATCATCCTTTCTTTAAGAACTTTGAGGATCAATTCAAGGATGTGACGATTGAGCAGGTAAGAGATTACTCCACCCTGTTCAAGCACACGATCGACAACCTAACGGAATACTTTGAGCGGAAGAAGATAAAAATGGAATCGAAAAAGTCGAAATAA
- the LOC121590516 gene encoding 26S proteasome regulatory subunit 10B, with product MTVADASREKALEDYRKKLLEHKEVESRLKEVRETLKELTKQFDKSENDLKALQSVGQIVGEVLKQLTEDKFIVKATNGPRYVVGCRRQLDKTKLKSGTRVALDMTTLTIMRYLPREVDPLVYNMSHEDPGEVTYSAIGGLSEQIRELREVIELPLLNPELFLRVGITPPKGCLLYGPPGTGKTLLARAVASQLDANFLKVVSSAIVDKYIGESARLIREMFNYARDHQPCIIFMDEIDAIGGRRFSEGTSADREIQRTLMELLNQMDGFDSLGQVKMIMATNRPDTLDPALLRPGRLDRKIEIPLPNEQARLEILKIHAAPIAKHGDIDYEAVVKLSDNFNGADLRNVCTEAGLFAIRAEREYVIQEDFMKAVRKVADNKRLESKLDYKPV from the exons ATGACTGTGGCTGACGCGTCCCGTGAGAAAGCGCTGGAGGATTACCGGAAGAAACTGCTAGAGCACAAAGAGGTCGAATCTCGGCTGAAGGAAG TTCGAGAAACGCTGAAGGAGCTCACGAAACAGTTCGACAAATCGGAAAACGATTTGAAGGCTTTGCAAAGCGTTGGCCAGATTGTCGGCGAAGTGCTGAAGCAGCTGACGGAGGATAAAT TCATCGTAAAGGCAACCAACGGCCCAAGATACGTGGTGGGATGTCGTCGCCAGCTGGACAAAACCAAGCTCAAATCCGGCACGCGGGTAGCACTGGACATGACCACACTGACGATTATGCGTTACCTGCCGCGAGAGGTCGATCCGCTGGTGTACAACATGTCGCATGAAGATCCGGGCGAGGTTACCTATTCGGCCATCGGCGGTCTGTCGGAGCAAATTCGCGAGCTGCGCGAAGTCATTGAGCTGCCGCTGCTGAATCCGGAACTGTTCCTGCGCGTCGGTATTACGCCCCCGAAGGGCTGTCTGCTGTACGGACCGCCCGGCACCGGTAAAACCCTGCTGGCCCGTGCCGTCGCTTCCCAGCTCGACGCCAACTTCCTGAAGGTCGTGTCGTCGGCCATCGTCGACAAGTACATCGGTGAGTCGGCCCGTCTCATCCGCGAGATGTTCAACTACGCCCGCGATCACCAGCCGTGCATTATCTTCATGGACGAAATCGACGCCATCGGTGGGCGCCGTTTCTCCGAGGGTACGTCCGCCGATCGTGAGATCCAGCGTACGCTCATGGAGCTGCTCAACCAGATGGACGGGTTCGATTCGCTCGGACAGGTGAAAATGATCATGGCCACCAACCGTCCCGACACGCTCGATCCGGCCCTGCTGCGTCCGGGTCGTTTGGATAGGAAGATCGAAATTCCGCTGCCGAACGAGCAGGCGCGGCTGGAGATTTTGAAAATTCACGCCGCCCCGATCGCCAAACACGGTGACATCGATTACGAGGCGGTGGTCAAACTGTCGGACAACTTTAACGGTGCCGATCTGCGCAACGTCTGTACCGAGGCCGGACTGTTTGCAATCCGTGCGGAGCGCGAGTACGTCATACAGGAAGATTTTATGAAAGCCGTCCGCAAGGTGGCCGACAACAAGCGACTGGAAAGCAAGCTGGACTACAAACCAGTATAA
- the LOC121590532 gene encoding 60S ribosomal protein L35: MVKVKCSELRTKDKKELTKQLEDLKKELLNLRVAKVTGGAPSKLSKIRVVRKAIARVYIVMNTKTKENLRKLYKGKKYVPLDLRPKKTRAMRKALSYRDARRLTLKEQRKRAKFPRRRYAVKA, translated from the coding sequence ATGGTGAAAGTAAAGTGTTCCGAGCTTCGCACGAAGGACAAGAAGGAGCTGACCAAGCAGCTGGAGGACCTGAAGAAGGAGCTGCTGAATCTGCGCGTGGCTAAGGTCACCGGCGGTGCTCCGTCGAAGCTGTCCAAGATCCGTGTCGTCCGCAAGGCGATCGCACGCGTGTACATTGTGATGAACACGAAGACGAAGGAGAACCTCCGCAAGCTGTACAAGGGCAAGAAGTACGTGCCGCTGGATCTGCGCCCGAAGAAGACTCGCGCGATGCGCAAGGCCCTGTCCTACCGTGACGCCAGGAGACTGACGCTGAAGGAGCAGCGTAAACGCGCGAAGTTCCCCCGCCGCCGATACGCCGTCAAGGCCTAA
- the LOC121588811 gene encoding general odorant-binding protein 83a-like isoform X2, with translation MGHGPCWSSRWRVLAALAFFQCAILMVQSDAPRRDANYPPPELLEKMKPMHDACVAETGASEDAIKRFSDQEIHEDDKLKCYMNCLFHRAGVVNDKGEFHYVKIQDFLPESMHLITLNWFKRCLYPEGENACEKAFWLNKCWKTRDPVHYFLP, from the exons ATGGGACACGGTCCGTGCTGGAGCTCGAGGTGGAGAGTGTTAGCTGCACTGGCGTTTTTCCAATGTGCCATTCTAATGGTACAATCTGACGCACCGAGACGCGATGCAAAT TACCCTCCACCGGAGTTGCTGGAGAAGATGAAACCAATGCACGATGCCTGTGTCGCTGAGACGGGTGCATCCGAGG atgcaATCAAGCGGTTCAGCGATCAGGAGATCCACGAGGATGACAAGCTGAAGTGCTACATGAACTGTCTCTTCCATCGGGCGGGCGTGGTGAACGATAAGGGCGAGTTCCATTACGTCAAGATACAGGACTTTCTGCCCGAATCGATGCATCTGATCACGCTCAACTGGTTCAAGCGCTGTCTGTATCCGGAGGGCGAGAACGCCTGCGAGAAAGCGTTCTGGCTGAATAAGTGCTGGAAGACGCGGGACCCGGTGCACTACTTTTTACCGTAG
- the LOC121588811 gene encoding general odorant-binding protein 83a-like isoform X1 has product MISVGLSFLLSLSLSLSLSLPLARNFKKTSLPAYSSTEATTAMGHGPCWSSRWRVLAALAFFQCAILMVQSDAPRRDANYPPPELLEKMKPMHDACVAETGASEDAIKRFSDQEIHEDDKLKCYMNCLFHRAGVVNDKGEFHYVKIQDFLPESMHLITLNWFKRCLYPEGENACEKAFWLNKCWKTRDPVHYFLP; this is encoded by the exons ATGATAAGTGTTGGCTTGtcctttcttctctctctctctctctctctctctctctctctccctctcgctaGAAACTTTAAGAAAACCAGCTTACCGGCTTACAGCTCTACAGAAGCGACGACAGCGATGGGACACGGTCCGTGCTGGAGCTCGAGGTGGAGAGTGTTAGCTGCACTGGCGTTTTTCCAATGTGCCATTCTAATGGTACAATCTGACGCACCGAGACGCGATGCAAAT TACCCTCCACCGGAGTTGCTGGAGAAGATGAAACCAATGCACGATGCCTGTGTCGCTGAGACGGGTGCATCCGAGG atgcaATCAAGCGGTTCAGCGATCAGGAGATCCACGAGGATGACAAGCTGAAGTGCTACATGAACTGTCTCTTCCATCGGGCGGGCGTGGTGAACGATAAGGGCGAGTTCCATTACGTCAAGATACAGGACTTTCTGCCCGAATCGATGCATCTGATCACGCTCAACTGGTTCAAGCGCTGTCTGTATCCGGAGGGCGAGAACGCCTGCGAGAAAGCGTTCTGGCTGAATAAGTGCTGGAAGACGCGGGACCCGGTGCACTACTTTTTACCGTAG